Proteins encoded together in one Bacteroidota bacterium window:
- a CDS encoding CotH kinase family protein — translation MNYVLWLPALLAAGLLLQTDLRAQVPPHPVYLDTTVATIRILIDPDSLAQILDPANAQSDHEFPATFFFENPIISDTVENIGFRLRGNTSRVSQKKSFKVSINSFERGRKFSGLEKLNINGEHNDPSIIRAKLSWDLFAKAGVPASRASHTQLYINGLYYGLYISVEHVDENFVQTRFGNNNGNLYKCLWPADLRYLGSDPNLYKLMSGNRRVYELTINEEMDDYTDLAHFISVVNLTPTDSLAVAIQRVFNVNSFLKTLAMDVAVGSWDDYWFLKNNYYLYHNLNTGKFEFIPYDYDNTFGIWWTSIMPNIDFGTRNVYSWGHPSEQRPLASRILGVPAFKNRFSFYLNRLIQRHFHEPAMYPRIDSIHTMITPAAEADSFRTLDYGFTIQQFHNSYSQALGNHVTYGLKPYISTRRSSALGQLQNVNVPPILSDLVHSPRTPFAGDPVTVNVRVEDEAAAQSVLMFYTVDGSPQSPATLYDDGLHNDGAAGDEVYGAILAGLPADALIEYYVRAVDVTAQIAYEPPDAPATTQRFRVLGAKPRLFINEFMAANTGSVRDPFNEADDWIEIYNGDSVAVAISNCYLSDNFNNPMKWRFPDTTIAPGAFMLVWADDQPHQGPLHATFKLDRDGERVGLFRGDSSALAILDTISFGYQQSDVSYGRMPDGGAWQAMAQPTPGYSNVPTSVTGDALPEEFTLYQPYPNPFNPTTEIRYQTSEVSHVTLRVFDILGRGVATLLNGRLDAGRHRIIWNASGFASGVYFIRMQSGRFVKTAKVLLMR, via the coding sequence ATGAACTATGTTTTGTGGCTGCCGGCCTTGCTCGCGGCCGGCTTATTGCTTCAGACAGATTTGCGGGCGCAAGTTCCTCCTCACCCGGTCTATCTTGACACAACTGTCGCTACCATCCGGATTCTGATCGATCCCGATTCGCTGGCGCAGATTCTCGATCCGGCAAACGCGCAAAGCGACCATGAATTTCCTGCCACATTCTTTTTCGAGAATCCGATTATCAGCGATACTGTTGAGAACATCGGTTTCCGCCTGCGGGGAAATACGTCGCGCGTCTCCCAAAAGAAGTCGTTCAAAGTCTCCATCAACTCATTCGAACGCGGACGCAAGTTCTCTGGACTCGAAAAGCTGAACATCAACGGCGAGCACAACGATCCGTCGATTATCAGGGCGAAGTTGAGTTGGGATCTGTTTGCAAAGGCGGGCGTTCCGGCATCACGGGCGAGTCACACGCAACTCTATATCAATGGCTTGTACTACGGGTTATACATCAGCGTTGAGCATGTTGACGAGAATTTCGTTCAAACACGCTTCGGCAACAACAACGGCAACCTGTACAAGTGTCTCTGGCCTGCAGACTTGCGCTATCTCGGCAGCGACCCGAATCTCTACAAACTCATGTCCGGCAACCGGCGTGTGTATGAACTGACGATCAACGAGGAGATGGACGATTACACCGATCTTGCACATTTCATTTCCGTCGTGAATCTTACGCCAACGGATTCTCTCGCAGTGGCAATCCAACGCGTGTTCAACGTTAACAGCTTTCTGAAAACGCTTGCGATGGATGTCGCCGTCGGAAGTTGGGATGATTATTGGTTCTTGAAGAACAACTACTATCTCTACCACAATCTGAACACGGGGAAGTTCGAGTTCATTCCGTACGACTATGACAACACGTTCGGCATCTGGTGGACGAGCATCATGCCGAACATTGATTTCGGGACGCGCAACGTGTACTCATGGGGACATCCTTCCGAGCAGCGACCTCTTGCCTCACGCATCCTCGGCGTTCCCGCATTCAAGAACAGATTCTCCTTCTACCTCAACCGGCTCATCCAACGGCACTTCCATGAACCGGCGATGTACCCGCGTATCGACAGCATACACACAATGATCACCCCCGCCGCCGAGGCGGACAGTTTCCGCACGCTTGACTACGGTTTTACGATTCAGCAATTCCACAACTCGTACTCACAGGCACTCGGCAATCACGTCACGTACGGACTGAAGCCGTATATTTCGACCCGCCGCTCAAGCGCGCTGGGACAGTTGCAGAACGTCAACGTGCCGCCCATTCTCTCCGATCTTGTTCATTCGCCACGCACACCCTTTGCCGGCGACCCCGTCACAGTAAATGTGCGCGTGGAAGACGAGGCGGCGGCACAGTCGGTTCTGATGTTCTACACTGTCGACGGCTCGCCGCAATCCCCGGCGACACTCTACGACGACGGGTTGCACAACGACGGCGCCGCGGGAGATGAAGTGTACGGCGCGATTCTGGCCGGGCTTCCTGCCGATGCACTGATCGAGTACTACGTCCGCGCTGTTGATGTCACGGCGCAGATTGCGTATGAGCCGCCGGATGCGCCCGCGACCACGCAACGCTTCCGCGTCCTCGGTGCAAAACCTCGATTGTTCATCAACGAATTCATGGCGGCAAATACAGGCTCCGTCCGCGACCCGTTCAACGAGGCGGATGATTGGATTGAGATTTATAACGGCGATTCTGTTGCGGTGGCGATAAGCAATTGCTACCTGTCGGATAATTTCAACAATCCGATGAAGTGGAGATTTCCCGACACCACCATTGCACCGGGAGCTTTCATGCTGGTTTGGGCGGACGATCAGCCGCATCAGGGGCCGTTGCACGCTACGTTCAAGCTTGATCGGGACGGGGAACGCGTAGGATTGTTCCGCGGCGACAGCAGCGCGTTGGCAATTCTCGACACCATCTCGTTCGGCTACCAGCAATCGGATGTCTCATACGGCCGCATGCCCGACGGGGGCGCATGGCAAGCAATGGCCCAGCCGACGCCGGGATATTCCAACGTTCCAACCAGCGTCACGGGAGATGCTCTGCCCGAAGAATTCACATTATATCAGCCGTACCCGAATCCGTTCAATCCAACAACAGAGATCAGGTATCAGACGTCAGAAGTCAGCCATGTAACGCTGAGGGTGTTTGATATACTCGGTCGCGGGGTTGCCACGCTGTTGAACGGTCGTCTTGACGCCGGAAGGCACAGGATCATATGGAACGCTTCGGGCTTTGCAAGCGGAGTCTACTTCATCAGAATGCAGTCGGGCAGATTTGTGAAAACGGCGAAAGTTTTGTTGATGAGGTAA